One part of the Helicoverpa armigera isolate CAAS_96S chromosome 3, ASM3070526v1, whole genome shotgun sequence genome encodes these proteins:
- the LOC110380589 gene encoding monocarboxylate transporter 1, whose protein sequence is MCCSPKAHTTCLSVASGRLTVQLCTLLKTVVCAMETQDLEDNVLDNKQEREATVKERTDRNSWGYAVGFGTVITFIAGIGHVNSFGLIYNDFIIDTHSTAKSLTSAHGVFAIMLAIGGIILNSITKRFSLRFGGLIGAVLLSTGSISTIFITNTNQLPITFGILQGIGFGMMVPVCYSTLNHYFVRKRTTVMSICKAVQGVILMWYPQLLKKIMTIYGFRGTLLILAGMSLHTFPGMLVMKTDASSTRKIRTATDIENGGRHENEDLLNSNVENNNKADQNADKSLIEKIRQKLMEIFNFRILKDAVYCNICLGQSFVNFSDLTFFVLQPMLLFQYGYDRTQVAMCISICAAADVGGRFALAIISSIFHINTRLLFYLATLLTFLIRLVMLQITSIVWMATVTGVLGILRAWLHVASPLLIANHVPHEDFPGAYALSMLAAGTVNVTFSPLIGLLKDVYQDYVPAFYALTLCCIPCLLFWPIEYLIKIK, encoded by the exons ATGTGTTGTAGCCCTAAGGCACATACGACTTGTTTATCAGTAGCGTCCGGTCGACTCACAGTACAATTGTGTACGTTACTCAAGACAGTGGTTTGTGCTATGGAAACTCAGGATTTAGAAGACAATGTTCTGGATAATAAGCAGGAACGAGAAGCCACGGTTAAGGAGAGAACAGATAGGAACAGTTGGGGTTATGCAGTCGGATTCGGAACAGTGATAACCTTT ATAGCTGGTATTGGACACGTGAACTCATTTGGACTGATctacaatgattttattattgacaCACACTCTACTGCAAAATCATTAACTTCGGCACATGGCGTGTTTGCTATCATGTTAGCTATCGGAG GTATAATACTCAACAGTATAACAAAAAGATTTTCTCTAAGATTCGGAGGACTTATTGGAGCGGTCCTCTTATCAACTGGATCTATTAGTACGATATTCATTACCAACACCAACCAACTTCCAATCACTTTTGGAATACTACAAGGCATTGGTTTCGGTATGATGGTACCTGTGTGCTACTCGACATTGAATCATTACTTTGTGAGAAAGAGAACGACGGTGATGAGCATTTGTAAGGCTGTCCAAGGAGTCATCTTAATGTGGTACCCTCAACTACTGAAGAAGATAATGACCATTTATGGGTTTAGAGGGACTCTGTTAATCTTAGCTGGAATGTCCCTCCACACATTCCCAGGAATGCTAGTTATGAAGACAGATGCATCTTctacaagaaaaataagaacagcaa CTGATATAGAAAATGGGGGACGTCATGAAAATGAGGATTTATTGAATTCTAATGTTGAGAATAATAACAAAGCAGACCAGAATGCTGATAAGAGCCTCATTGAAAAAATAAG ACAGAAGTTAATGGAAATATTCAACTTCAGGATCTTGAAAGATGCTGTTTATTGCAACATTTGTTTGGGACAGAGTTTCGTCAATTTCTCCGATCTCACATTCTTTGTCTTACAGCCGATGCTTCTGTTTCAATACGGCTATGATAGG ACTCAAGTGGCCATGTGCATATCCATATGCGCGGCAGCTGACGTCGGCGGCAGATTCGCGCTCGCCATCATCAGCAGTATATTCCACATCAACACCCGACTTCTATTCTACCTAGCAACACTCCTTACCTTCCTTATCAGATTAG TAATGCTCCAAATTACCAGCATAGTTTGGATGGCGACAGTGACTGGCGTGCTAGGTATACTGCGGGCGTGGCTGCACGTGGCCAGTCCGTTGCTTATCGCTAACCATGTGCCTCATGAAGACTTTCCTGGAGCCTACGCGCTGTCTATGTTAGCTGCTGGCACAGTTAATGTTACATTTTCGCCGCTTATTG gtTTATTGAAAGACGTGTACCAAGATTATGTGCCAGCATTTTATGCTCTGACACTCTGCTGCATCCCCTGTCTTCTCTTCTGGCCGATAGAATATCTAATAAAGATAAAGTGA
- the LOC110380577 gene encoding monocarboxylate transporter 9, which translates to MSVKEKNVEFGDVDKYEYVPPEGGWGYMVCIGLSVIFIAGTAHQPVFGFIYNDFLDELGVGTAAVTLVFGVFQVTLAIAGFSANIALKKLSLRQVGLIGAFIYTLASFLAIFVVSTTQLIITNGFLHGLGMGLLIPVSYTSFNSYFTKKKVLYLSLCKASIGMITMFYPLFIKFTITEYGFRGTLAILCAISAHSIFGALVMHPVKWHMVKQPKPCEKIVLIPPTPAKEDNKDKFDFTKTLPKIDSSENARSVENLYRINRLENPQKGAELLFVSKLSDSRRLSIPVVLIPADGKIDSKFDSSDHVYRENLYKAASVSSLGNFGNIAAEPMPIIKNKEGKWQTVAEFLDLSLLKDLVYVNIIFGLALTFFSDLTFFTLEPLFLDKKHLSKAEIANIIAVGGAMDMSARLFLGVAGQFFRMNSRYMFFCGAFFTALFRFIFIQFSTYTPLLILTGILGSLRSLVHIAQPIVVAEHVPIERYPPAYGLYMLLAGGISLSVGPMIGFVRDYTGSYAIAFNMITMCNLFCVVPWAIEAIAKYRKNKNSTNALKT; encoded by the exons ATGAGTGTGAAGGAAAAAAATGTTGAGTTCGGGGATGTGGATAAGTACGAGTATGTGCCCCCCGAGGGTGGATGGGGGTATATGGTGTGCATCGGACTATCTGTTATATTT attGCAGGCACAGCCCACCAGCCAGTATTCGGCTTCATATATAACGACTTTTTAGACGAATTGGGGGTAGGCACAGCGGCGGTAACTTTAGTTTTCGGTGTATTTCAAGTCACATTAGCTATTGCTG GATTCTCAGCAAACATAGCGTTAAAAAAACTATCACTAAGACAAGTGGGTCTAATAGGGGCCTTCATATACACACTAGCGTCATTCCTAGCCATATTCGTAGTATCTACGACACAGCTGATCATAACAAATGGCTTCCTACACGGCCTCGGCATGGGGCTACTCATACCTGTCTCCTACACAAGCTTCAACAGCTACttcacaaagaaaaaagtactCTATCTCAGTCTGTGTAAGGCTTCAATTGGAATGATAACGATGTTCTACCCGTTGTTTATCAAGTTCACGATAACTGAGTACGGGTTTAGGGGGACTCTAGCGATTCTTTGTGCTATATCAGCACATAGTATATTTGGAGCTTTGGTCATGCACCCTGTGAAATGGCACATGGTGAAACAACCAAAACCTTGCGAGAAAATTGTTT taatacCACCAACACCAGCCAAAGAAGATAACAAAGACAAATTCGATTTCACGAAAACGCTGCCAAAAATCGATTCATCAGAAAACGCGAGATCTGTCGAGAATCTGTACCGAATCAATCGATTAGAAAATCCTCAGAAAGGAGCAGAATTACTATTTGTGTCGAAATTAAGCGATTCCAGGCGATTGAGCATACCAGTTGTCTTGATCCCGGCAGACGGGAAGATAGATAGTAAATTCGATTCGAGCGATCATGTGTATCGAGAGAATTTGTACAAGGCCGCTTCGGTATCGAGTTTGGGTAACTTTGGGAATATTGCTGCGGAACCTATGCCGATTATAAAGAATAAGGAAGGAAAATG gCAAACCGTAGCGGAATTTCTGGATTTATCCCTTCTAAAGGACTTAGTCTacgttaatattatatttggacTGGCATTAACTTTCTTTTCTGACCTCACATTTTTTACTCTGGAACCATTATTTTTGGACAAAAAACATCTAAGCAAG GCCGAGATAGCAAATATAATAGCGGTGGGTGGCGCTATGGATATGTCAGCGCGACTCTTCCTGGGCGTGGCAGGACAATTCTTCAGGATGAACAGTCGATATATGTTCTTCTGCGGTGCGTTTTTCACAGCACTATTTAGATtca TATTCATCCAGTTCAGCACCTACACACCACTTCTCATCCTCACCGGTATACTGGGTTCCTTGAGGTCACTGGTCCATATAGCCCAGCCCATAGTTGTAGCTGAGCATGTACCCATAGAGAGGTACCCACCAGCGTATGGGTTATACATGCTGTTGGCCGGAGGAATCAGTTTGAGCGTTGGACCTATGATAG GTTTCGTCCGAGATTACACGGGCAGTTATGCCATAGCCTTCAACATGATAACTATGTGCAATCTCTTCTGCGTCGTTCCTTGGGCAATTGAAGCCATCGCCAAGTACAGAAAAAACAAGAACTCAACCAACGCATTAAAGACATGA